Proteins encoded within one genomic window of Setaria italica strain Yugu1 chromosome IV, Setaria_italica_v2.0, whole genome shotgun sequence:
- the LOC106804307 gene encoding uncharacterized protein LOC106804307 yields MDGGSGLNLLYAETLDAMGIDRSRLRPSKAPFHGVVPGKQATPLGQIDLPVTFGTPSNYRKEVLTFEVVGFRGTYHAILGRPCYAKFMAIPNYTYLKLKLPGPNGVITVGTTFQKAYECDVECCEYAAAIADSGDMVAQLEETVDDRPDAKQPGTSFEPTEGIKEVPLNPGCSSGGVVRISATLSPK; encoded by the coding sequence atggatgggggcagcggcctcaacctcctctacgccgagaccctcgacgccatggggatcgaccgctcacgtctccgtcctagcaaggctcccttccatggcgtcgtgccagggaagcaggcaacgcccctcgggcagatcgacctgcccgtcacgtttgggaccccttccaactacaggaaggaggtcctcaccttcgaggtggtgggctttcgcggaacctaccacgccatcttgggccgcccatgctacgcgaagttcatggcaatccccaactacacctacctcaagctcaagctgccaggacccaacggagtcatcaccgtcggcacgaccttccagaaggcatacgagtgcgacgtcgagtgctgcgagtacgccgcggctatCGCCGACTCGGGCGACATGGTGGCCCAGCTTGAGGAAACCGTTGACGACCGGCCCGACGCCAAGCAGCCAGGAACCTCcttcgagcccaccgaaggtatcaaagaagtcccccTCAATCCCGGTTGTTCCAGTGGAGGGGTGGTGCGGATCAGCGCaaccctatcccccaaatag